The following are encoded in a window of Castanea sativa cultivar Marrone di Chiusa Pesio chromosome 5, ASM4071231v1 genomic DNA:
- the LOC142634991 gene encoding uncharacterized protein LOC142634991: MTESTSSATTRTAQPWENSSSPYFLSSGDNPGASLVVQPLTEENYNTWSRAILISLDAKIKLEFIDGSIPKPQSVDHPYYTAWCKCNSTVLVWLFNSVSKDLQPSIVYFKTARDVWIDL; encoded by the coding sequence ATGACTGAAAGTACATCTAGTGCAACTACTCGTACTGCCCAACCTTGGGAAAATTCCTCCAGTCCATATTTCCTATCTAGTGGTGACAATCCTGGTGCTTCATTGGTGGTTCAGCCTCTTACTGAGGAGAATTATAACACTTGGAGTAGGGCTATTCTAATCTCCTTGGATGCCAAGATCAAACTGGAATTTATTGATGGCTCCATTCCTAAACCTCAATCTGTTGATCATCCCTATTACACAGCCTGGTGTAAGTGTAACAGCACTGTCTTAGTTTGGTTGTTTAATTCTGTTTCTAAGGATTTACAACCTAGTATAGTGTATTTCAAGACTGCCAGAGATGTATGGATTGATTTGTAG